The following are from one region of the Endozoicomonas sp. 4G genome:
- a CDS encoding D-glucuronyl C5-epimerase family protein codes for MKHEKIKVFNKEFEFVEFEGKKYIEENYIFSNKLIKKNHSYGYDTPKYCTDSYDHTKDYLKFSELDVKSWRIVSDDEFGIPINTYAGNQHHYPITIAHYGLQLFGKIIKPYTCYMGGHLEHSIDFSIERGNISLKAGTVTGYSLPLLFGSLISSIEIKPESIFRVHIKLSNKETVIVYEGDSKLIKGARYLSLEDFKKLDPNLNITDLRVRGSVNIAFCKDIINNPCYKEMLKVADWFVLNQASDGSWKSYFEHVFYLGRTDPMSSGWSSALGQGLAISFLTRVYHITGNKKYLNACIAGLNPFEVKSEDGGVLTYWDGQYMFYEEYPTSPASFVLNGFIFSLIGLYDLSQYGVSKAAELFNKGFLTLKKILPLYDLGNKSAYDLTHYTCMTFPNIARWGYHITHINQLFAMYCITGDENINTFYSRWKSYLDEGFSCRTN; via the coding sequence ATGAAGCATGAAAAAATTAAAGTTTTTAATAAAGAATTTGAATTCGTTGAGTTTGAGGGAAAAAAGTATATTGAAGAAAATTATATATTTTCTAATAAGTTGATAAAAAAAAATCACTCTTATGGTTACGACACTCCTAAGTATTGTACAGATAGTTATGATCATACAAAAGATTATTTGAAATTCAGTGAGCTTGATGTAAAATCATGGAGAATTGTTAGTGATGATGAGTTTGGGATACCGATTAATACTTATGCTGGAAATCAACATCACTATCCAATAACTATCGCGCATTACGGTCTTCAACTGTTTGGTAAAATTATTAAACCATATACATGTTATATGGGTGGGCATTTAGAGCATTCCATTGATTTCTCTATAGAAAGAGGGAACATTAGTTTAAAGGCAGGAACAGTAACAGGTTATTCTTTGCCGCTACTGTTTGGATCTCTGATTTCATCCATTGAAATAAAGCCAGAATCCATTTTTCGGGTTCACATTAAGCTTTCTAATAAAGAGACTGTTATTGTTTATGAAGGAGACAGCAAATTAATTAAAGGTGCCAGATACCTTTCTCTTGAAGACTTCAAAAAACTTGATCCGAATCTAAATATAACAGACCTAAGAGTCAGAGGTAGTGTAAATATTGCTTTTTGTAAAGATATTATCAATAACCCTTGTTACAAAGAAATGTTAAAAGTAGCAGATTGGTTTGTTCTCAATCAGGCTTCTGATGGTAGCTGGAAATCATATTTTGAACATGTATTTTACCTAGGGCGAACAGACCCAATGTCTTCAGGATGGTCATCTGCTTTAGGGCAAGGTTTAGCAATCTCTTTTCTAACACGGGTATACCATATCACTGGAAATAAAAAATATCTAAATGCGTGCATTGCAGGACTCAACCCTTTTGAAGTTAAGTCTGAGGATGGTGGAGTTTTAACATATTGGGATGGTCAATATATGTTTTATGAAGAGTACCCAACATCGCCAGCAAGCTTTGTATTGAATGGTTTTATTTTTTCTTTAATTGGACTATATGACCTTTCTCAATATGGAGTTTCAAAAGCTGCTGAGCTTTTTAACAAAGGGTTTTTAACACTAAAAAAAATTCTTCCTCTGTATGATTTAGGAAATAAGTCTGCATATGACTTAACTCATTACACCTGTATGACTTTTCCAAATATCGCAAGGTGGGGTTATCACATAACTCACATAAATCAATTATTTGCGATGTATTGCATTACAGGTGATGAGAATATTAATACTTTCTATAGTAGATGGAAAAGTTATCTGGACGAAGGATTTTCTTGTCGAACAAATTGA